A DNA window from Sediminitomix flava contains the following coding sequences:
- a CDS encoding SDR family NAD(P)-dependent oxidoreductase: MKKTIFITGSTDGIGKLTAIKLAKEGHEVYLHGRNPQKLEAVISEIKDLTNNESIDGFTADLSDLDTVKKLADEVSSKLTKLDVLINNAGVYKSPKPTNKDGLDMRFVVNYLAPYLLTTSLLPIIRKGETPRIVNLSSAAQSPVSLNVLEGKSSKSEGETYAQSKLALTMWSFDMAKKEKDIIIIPVNPGSLLNTNMVKEAYGQFWSSADKGADILHDLAVGEKHSSMSGKYFDNDRGIYGTAHPDAYDEAKNKALLEVTDSLLGM, translated from the coding sequence ATGAAGAAAACCATATTCATCACAGGAAGTACAGACGGAATTGGAAAACTGACTGCAATCAAACTTGCTAAAGAAGGGCATGAAGTGTACCTACACGGAAGAAATCCGCAAAAACTTGAAGCTGTCATTTCAGAGATTAAAGACTTGACAAACAATGAGAGCATTGATGGATTTACAGCAGACTTGTCAGATTTGGATACGGTTAAAAAGTTGGCTGATGAAGTTTCGAGTAAACTCACAAAATTGGATGTACTTATCAACAATGCTGGTGTTTATAAAAGCCCTAAACCCACAAACAAAGATGGTTTAGATATGCGATTTGTAGTCAACTATCTTGCACCTTATTTACTGACCACGTCCCTTTTACCAATTATCCGTAAAGGAGAGACTCCAAGAATTGTGAATTTAAGTTCTGCGGCGCAATCACCTGTATCATTAAATGTATTGGAAGGAAAAAGCTCGAAATCGGAAGGAGAAACTTACGCTCAGAGCAAACTTGCACTCACAATGTGGAGTTTTGATATGGCAAAAAAGGAAAAAGATATCATTATTATTCCTGTGAATCCTGGCTCATTGTTAAATACAAATATGGTAAAAGAAGCCTACGGACAGTTTTGGTCTTCGGCAGATAAAGGAGCTGATATTCTTCATGACTTGGCTGTTGGAGAAAAACACAGCTCAATGAGTGGGAAATATTTTGACAATGATCGTGGAATTTATGGAACGGCACATCCAGATGCTTATGATGAAGCAAAGAACAAAGCCCTTCTTGAAGTGACTGATAGTTTATTAGGGATGTAA
- a CDS encoding M23 family metallopeptidase — protein sequence MRALILLSFILSLFHIQSANAQAALEDESKYLFPMYPGQRHYFSGTLAELRASHFHGGLDIKTGGKIGWPVLAAEEGYLSRIRVSPVGYGQAVYLIHPNGETTVYAHLDKFIPELAEFVLEEQYKQKKFAVDIALPKDKYLFEKGEKIAYSGNTGSSGGPHLHFEVRDSLERPMNPVKYNFKEVVDNTPPTPIRLVVKPLDIQARVEGAYGREDYLATPTGKGKYKVPTVKAFGTVGLELQAYDKAEGAYNKYGLNKIEVLVDGEMVYQHVLEYIPFDDNRYIHAFTDYNSWDKYRRKIQKLYHDPSNKLQIYPSKELNGQIKLEKGHTYKTEIRMYDSFGNMSVLKADLLGDVTDVKSSSKQSHISYVLDRNILKIKGPKAEKAEIGMQFYSDEALEAYEDGENSVFLWDMRNGLPSYIKIGDEALNTYFTQMIPAGVEYNYYGTFADFHSSEKTLFDTLYLTEEKVGEVYKIGKSNQVLLKSMAITLTDLDSADVTPHTSVYKQGRRGTWSFVGGKWDGETMTFHTRELGKFRLQEDREAPTVKYIGRPNGELALRVEDDISGIRSYEATLNGEWILVKFDPKRDRMETERKDKSIPLKGKFVLKVVDGQGNEKVYERTL from the coding sequence ATGCGAGCATTAATCTTATTATCATTTATCCTTTCACTTTTTCATATTCAATCTGCAAATGCACAAGCAGCTTTAGAGGATGAGAGTAAATATCTTTTCCCAATGTACCCCGGACAGCGACATTATTTTTCGGGTACTTTGGCTGAATTGCGTGCTAGTCATTTTCATGGAGGTTTAGATATTAAAACGGGAGGTAAAATAGGTTGGCCAGTATTAGCTGCAGAAGAAGGATATCTTTCAAGAATCAGAGTTTCGCCTGTAGGGTATGGCCAAGCAGTATATTTGATACATCCAAATGGAGAGACTACTGTATATGCTCATTTAGATAAATTCATTCCAGAGTTGGCGGAATTTGTACTGGAAGAACAATACAAGCAAAAGAAGTTTGCTGTAGATATTGCTTTGCCAAAAGATAAATACCTTTTTGAAAAAGGGGAAAAAATAGCTTACTCAGGAAATACAGGGTCTTCTGGAGGTCCTCATCTTCATTTTGAGGTGAGAGATTCGTTAGAACGTCCGATGAATCCTGTGAAATATAATTTCAAGGAAGTAGTAGATAATACTCCCCCTACACCAATTCGATTAGTTGTAAAACCACTAGATATTCAAGCAAGGGTAGAAGGTGCTTATGGTAGAGAAGATTATTTGGCAACTCCTACGGGAAAAGGAAAATATAAAGTACCAACAGTTAAAGCATTTGGTACTGTTGGTTTAGAATTACAAGCATACGATAAAGCTGAAGGAGCTTATAATAAATATGGTCTCAATAAAATAGAGGTATTGGTAGATGGGGAAATGGTTTATCAACACGTTTTGGAATATATTCCTTTTGATGACAACCGTTATATCCATGCTTTTACAGATTATAATTCGTGGGATAAGTATAGAAGAAAGATTCAAAAGCTATATCATGACCCATCTAATAAACTGCAGATTTATCCTTCAAAAGAATTGAATGGTCAAATCAAATTAGAAAAAGGACATACTTATAAGACTGAAATAAGAATGTATGATAGTTTTGGGAATATGAGTGTCTTGAAAGCTGATCTCTTAGGCGATGTTACTGATGTGAAATCTTCGAGTAAACAAAGTCATATTAGCTATGTGTTAGACCGAAATATTCTCAAGATTAAAGGACCAAAAGCTGAAAAAGCAGAAATAGGAATGCAGTTCTATAGTGATGAAGCTTTAGAAGCTTATGAAGATGGTGAAAACTCAGTATTCTTATGGGATATGAGAAACGGCTTACCTTCTTATATCAAAATTGGTGATGAAGCATTAAATACTTATTTCACTCAAATGATACCTGCTGGAGTAGAGTATAATTACTATGGTACTTTTGCAGATTTCCATTCCAGTGAAAAAACTTTATTTGATACCCTTTATCTGACTGAAGAGAAAGTCGGAGAGGTATATAAAATAGGTAAATCAAATCAGGTTTTATTGAAATCAATGGCCATTACATTAACGGATCTAGATTCTGCCGATGTGACACCTCACACCTCTGTTTATAAGCAAGGACGAAGAGGAACTTGGAGTTTTGTCGGAGGTAAATGGGATGGAGAAACCATGACATTCCATACACGAGAGTTGGGGAAGTTCCGTTTACAGGAAGATCGAGAAGCACCAACTGTAAAATATATAGGCAGACCAAATGGAGAATTGGCATTGAGAGTGGAGGATGATATTTCTGGCATTAGAAGCTACGAAGCAACTTTAAATGGAGAATGGATTTTGGTGAAATTTGATCCTAAAAGAGATCGAATGGAGACCGAAAGAAAAGATAAAAGCATTCCTTTGAAAGGAAAGTTTGTCTTGAAGGTTGTTGACGGGCAAGGTAATGAGAAAGTTTATGAAAGAACGCTTTAA
- a CDS encoding sugar MFS transporter, whose translation MAIASSTVETRQVKESPEGTNYRVPLTLMVILFFMVGFITVLNDVLIPSLKNVFSLNTWQAMLIQFCFFGAYGVMSIPSGLIIKKIGYKKGLALALTIIGIGLLLFVPASITVVYSFFLFALFTVASGLALLQVAINPYIIALGPEKTGASRLNLGGAMNSTATTIGPIIGGAFILKELSLADFQSLHPTLEQAKEALKMAQAAAVQGPYIALALVTIGIGVVLFFLNLPQISSEEESKEKAEGSVLAFRNLLYGAGAIFFYVGVEVAIGSILILYLAEEYMGGISEKLASSLLAYYWGSAMIGRFAGSYLGQRFQAQKMLRVVTLVAIAFVALSFSSFALENWVSIPAMVMETTGGFSIHFEQTTIPYAGLFLILCGLCNSVMWPCIFPLGISGLGKHTSLGSGIMCTMICGGAFIPLAQGWLEGEIGYTWSFILPLACYFYILFFAIEGYKPIKLKRS comes from the coding sequence ATGGCAATAGCGAGTAGCACTGTTGAAACTAGACAGGTAAAGGAAAGCCCAGAAGGAACTAATTATAGAGTGCCATTGACCCTTATGGTTATTCTATTTTTTATGGTTGGCTTTATTACAGTATTAAATGATGTCTTGATACCGAGTTTGAAAAACGTATTTTCTCTGAATACTTGGCAAGCCATGCTCATTCAGTTCTGTTTTTTTGGAGCGTATGGGGTTATGTCAATACCGTCGGGATTAATCATTAAGAAAATAGGATACAAGAAAGGATTAGCATTAGCACTGACTATTATTGGTATCGGTTTGTTATTGTTTGTTCCTGCTTCTATTACGGTAGTTTACAGCTTCTTTCTATTCGCCTTATTTACCGTAGCAAGTGGTTTGGCTTTACTTCAAGTAGCAATCAACCCCTATATTATTGCTTTAGGGCCTGAGAAAACTGGTGCATCTCGTTTGAATTTGGGAGGTGCAATGAATTCTACCGCAACTACGATAGGTCCAATCATTGGTGGTGCATTTATTTTGAAAGAACTGAGTTTAGCAGATTTTCAATCGCTGCATCCAACTTTAGAACAAGCGAAAGAAGCCTTGAAAATGGCACAAGCAGCCGCCGTTCAAGGGCCATACATTGCTTTGGCACTAGTTACTATTGGTATTGGAGTTGTTTTGTTCTTTTTGAATTTACCTCAAATTTCATCAGAAGAAGAGTCAAAAGAAAAAGCAGAAGGAAGTGTACTTGCATTTAGAAACCTACTTTATGGTGCGGGAGCGATCTTTTTCTATGTAGGTGTAGAAGTTGCGATTGGTTCTATTTTGATCTTGTATTTGGCTGAAGAGTATATGGGCGGAATCAGTGAAAAATTAGCTTCTTCGCTTTTGGCTTATTATTGGGGTAGTGCTATGATCGGTCGTTTTGCGGGTAGTTATCTAGGTCAAAGATTCCAAGCACAGAAGATGTTGAGAGTAGTCACTTTGGTGGCTATAGCATTTGTAGCATTGAGTTTTTCTTCATTTGCCTTAGAAAATTGGGTTAGTATACCTGCTATGGTTATGGAAACCACAGGTGGATTCTCAATTCACTTTGAACAAACAACAATTCCTTATGCTGGTCTTTTCTTGATTCTTTGTGGATTGTGTAATTCGGTGATGTGGCCATGTATTTTCCCTCTAGGAATTTCTGGTTTGGGCAAACATACTTCATTAGGTTCAGGAATTATGTGTACCATGATTTGTGGTGGTGCATTTATTCCATTGGCTCAAGGATGGTTAGAAGGTGAAATTGGTTATACATGGAGTTTCATTCTTCCATTGGCTTGTTATTTCTATATCCTTTTCTTTGCAATTGAAGGATATAAGCCGATCAAGTTGAAGCGTAGCTAA
- a CDS encoding YkvA family protein — translation MEEKQQKKLARRLDKKISANVQKLGSKLVYQLLKMYYAAIDKDTPVWAKSIIFSALVYFVLPLDMIPDFIPVTGFTDDISALGLALVQVGSQISDEHKSLAKKRTEAWFGSSEVLEIEE, via the coding sequence ATGGAAGAAAAACAACAGAAAAAATTAGCTCGAAGATTAGATAAAAAGATTTCTGCCAATGTTCAGAAACTAGGTTCTAAACTCGTTTATCAGTTGCTGAAAATGTACTATGCCGCAATTGATAAGGATACGCCCGTTTGGGCAAAAAGTATCATTTTTTCTGCTTTAGTCTATTTTGTTCTTCCTTTAGATATGATTCCCGATTTTATACCAGTCACAGGTTTTACCGATGATATTTCTGCTTTAGGTTTAGCCTTGGTACAAGTAGGTTCTCAGATCAGTGATGAACATAAATCTTTGGCTAAAAAACGAACTGAAGCTTGGTTTGGCTCCTCAGAAGTTCTCGAAATTGAGGAATAA